The genomic region TCGACAGACGCCATCGCAACACCCGGTCCGTCCGTATTCGCGAAGAGGGCCGTGCCGTTGTATGGAGTCGATGGATACATGTTGCCAAAATCCGTATTAAAGTAGGGGCTGCTATTGTAATTGGCGCCGTAGCTTATCGGATAGCCATCACCTCCATTGTTCGTACTACTTTTATTGGACGGACACCTAAAAACACCGGTCGCTTTGACGTAAGGGAAGACTACGTTTCGCCATGACACCGCGCCGCCGTTATACTCTCGGGCGGGATATTTCTCGTCGTAGTCCTGCACGTACTGCATAATCGCCAGGCCAATTTGCTTTTCGTTGCTGGCGCAGCTGATCTGGCGAGCTTTTTCGCGCGCTTTGGCGAAGACCGGGAAGAGGATGGCGGCAAGGATCGCAATGATAGCGATCACAACGAGTAACTCAATCAGAGTAAACGCTCGGGCTTTCATAAGAAGATTCCTTTCGAATATGACGGCGGACAGTCTGTGACAAATGCTGGCGAGGATAGCGAAAGATACGACGACAACTCTGCGATTCTCACCTCCTTACCACCTAACCGGTTCGGTAAACAGCCAAAATAAAACTACGGAGCAGGCCCGGACGTATCCCGCACGATCAACGATCCCGGCAGGATCATCTTGCGTCCCGGCATTTCCTCTCCCTTGATATGAGAAAGAAGAAGATCGACCGCTCGCTCCCCCATTTCCTGACCTGGCTGGCGCATCGACGTCAAGGGCGTCTTCGCGGAAGCGCCTTCCCCGCTGTTGTTGATCCCGACCACTGAGATCTCTTCGGGGACGCGAACGCCCCGCTCTTCCAGCGCGCTGAGCGCGCCGAGCGCGATCCGGTCGTCTCCGCAGAACAGCGCGGTCGGGCGTGACTCTAAGGGCCGGTCCAGCAGCGTTATCGCTTGCTTGTAGCCGGAGGCGACGTTGTAGCCTCCATGAAGATCGATCGCCGGATCGTATTCCAGCTGGTTGTCGGCGAGTTCTTCCCGATAGCCTTGCGCGCGCAGCAAGGAGCTTTGGTGAATATCTTCGCCGCGCAGCATGGCGATGCGCTTATGCCCCAGCCCGATCAGATAACTCGTGATCCGCCGTCCCGCATCGATATTATCGAGATCGACGATGGACATATTGGGCTCGGTTCGATGATCTCCGATGATGACGAACGGCGTGCGCCGATAAAAAAGCTGGGCGAAAAAGTTTTCCGGCGCCATCGGGACAATCAAAATCAGTCCATCGCAGAACCCATCGCAAAATGACGGGATATTGGCAATGGCGTCCGACCAGCGCTCGGTATACAAAAGTGTCTTCTGCCGCAAACGCGAATTTTGCGCGACAACGCCGTCGATGATAGGCCCGAGATGCTGGTCGGCGATCAGCGATCCCCAGCCGCTGTAGTCCATGACCACGCCGATCGTGTTCATACGGCGATGACTGAGGCCGCGCGCGACGGCGTTAGGAGAGTAGTTCATCTGCTGGATCATTTCCAGCACGCGCTCACGCGTTTCCGGGCCAGCCGCATCGGGCGTGTTGTTCAGCACACCTGAAACGGTAGCCACGGACACCCCGCAAGCCTTCGCAACATCTCTCATCGTCGTCATAAAGGATACTTGGCCCCGCCGATAACACCAAACCGGTTAGGCGTTATTCAATTATATGATAACTCCGACGAATCTGTCAACAAGTAATTTTTGAAAACCGCCGACCGCCGCAGCCAGCAAAAAACCTCCGTTTCCCTCTTGGGAAACGGAGGCAAGTCTCCGAGTATTTAGATCTTACTGAAGGTCAATGCGGCGCTGCCCGATGCGCCGCCGTTCACGTTCAGATAGCTCGTTCCAGAGGCGTGCTCGTTGGCGCTATCCTCGGGATTCTCGGCGGCCAGGGCGTCTTTTCCTGGAGAGATGCGGCTTGCCTTCAGCCATTTGACATGGCCGTCACACGCCAAATAATTAGCGCCGTCGGTGTGAATGCCCTTGGTTCCTTGATACAGCTGCAGATTCTGCCCGACCGGGTTCCCAGTGACATAATATCCATTGTTCGCCGGGCGTCCGCCCCAAAACTGTTGGTCCAGGGTTGAGGAAGTGGAATAGTCCGGCTGAACGCCGCTCGTGTTGGCGATATCCATTGTGGCCCCGAACGCTTCGCAAAGCAGCACCGTTGAAGCGGGCGCCGCAAGAGTCGCGAGCGCAGTCGTGTGCGCGGTTCCGCCGGAATCGCGGCTGCCGTCACCCACAAGCGAGTCGTTAACGGAGTAGGACACCGGCTTCCAAATTCGGGCGTCGTTTGTGCTGAACGAACTCGGATCGTCAGGACACCGATACAATTCGACCGATTTGACGTAGGGATAAATCGGCTGAACCCACCCGCCGCAGTAGTTGTACGTCGTTGCTCCCAGCGGGAAGGTTTCGTCGTTGTCCTGAACATACTGTATAAAGCCCAGCCCAAGCTGCTTCTGGTTAGAGGCGCAGGAAATCTGGCGCGCCTTTTCGCGCGCTTTGGCGAAGACCGGGAAGAGAATGGCGGCAAGAATCGCGATTATAGCGATGACAACGAGCAATTCAATCAAAGTAAATGCGGACTGACGAACGGGGCTACGTTTCATGGACATAATAAACTCCTCGAAAAGCATGGATAACGATGGATGCAATAGAATCGGTCAAAACACAATCACCGAACCGGTTAGGTATTGCTGAGTTCATTATAGTGCATCTCTTCTCATCTGTCAACATGGAATTTTTGCGGGGCTGGAAACGGGTGAAATCGTGATTTATTCGGCCTTGCCGCCCCGCATTCCATAATGCAAGGCGGCGGCGATTACTTCGCCGGGACCGTCATGAACAGGAAGACCAATCCTTCTGAGAGTGTGGGATGCGTCAGCACCGCGTCCCGTAGGGCGGTGTAAGGAAGATTTCCCAGCATGGCGATCTGCACCATGGAGAGGATTTCGCCGGCGTTCACCCCGAGGGCGGTGAAACCGAGGATGCGATCGTCCTCACCGATCAGCGCTTTCATAAATCCCTGACGCTCGTCCAGGGTGCGAGCCCGTAATACGCCGGCCATCGGAAGCTTCGCCAGCCGGTAGGAGATTCCCCTAGCCCGGGCTTCGGTTTCGTTCAGGCCGACGCGCGCGAGTTCGGGATCGGTGAACAGCGTCCAGGGAACGCTCCGGCCCGTCGTGGTTCGGGAGCCGCCGGCAAGCTGGTCTTTGACGATTCGGAAGTCATCGAATGAGATGTGGGTGAAGAGCGGACTGCCGGCGCAGTCCCCCATCGCCCAAACTCCGTCCGCCGTGGTCTGAAGCCGCTCGTCGACCTGGATATAGCCGCGCCCATCCAGCGCCACGCCGCCGGCCGCCGCATCGATGGATTCGGTATTGGGCGTTCGTCCGGTCGCGACCAGCACATGCGTCCCTTCGACAACGCTCTCCTCGGAAGCCCCCGTAATGGAGACCCGAACGCTCTCTCCCGAAACGCCCTCCACTCGCGTGGCCGACGACGAAAACTCGAATCGAATCCCCTCGCCTTGCAGGATTTCGAGAAGCCCCGCCGACACCTCGGGATCCTCTCCGGCAAGCAGGCGCTCGTCGCGATGGATAACCGTCACCTCCGCGCCAAATCGCCGGAAAGCTTGCGCGAACTCCAGGCCAATATATCCGCCGCCAATGATCATCAGCCGCTCGGGGACGACATCCAGCTCCAGCGCCTCCACATGACTGAGCGGTTTTGCCTCCGCGAGCCCGGGAATGCCGGGCAGGGCCGAGCGCGTTCCCAGGTTCAGAAAGACCTTTTCACCCCGCAGCACGCGCGTTCCGCCGTCCCGCAGAGCGACTTCAAAGGTCCGGGGGCCGACGAAACGAGCGGAGCCCATCAGAAACTCCGCGCCGCTGGAGTGATAACGGTTCTCATGAATCGCGATCAGTTCATCGACCATCTTTCGCTTTCGACGCCGTACGCCTTCCATGTTGACGCGCCATTCTCCGGTTTCGATTCCGAATTCCGACGCTCTCCGAAAGAACGAGGCCACTTTGGCGGAATGGATAACGTTCTTACTGGGCAGGCAGGCCACATTCGGGCAAGAGCCGCCGATCATGGACCGCTCCACGACGATTGTTTTGGCGCCGCTCGGCGCAAGAGTCCAGGCTAGATACTTGCCCGCCTCGCCGCTGCCGATCACAACGTTTTCGTAGTCTTCGATATCGGTCATAAAACCCTCTTCTTGAGAGCGCGATAAATAGAAAAACACGCGATCTGCGCCAAAAGCTACCCAAAGCTAGCAGCCCTAAAACACGGTTTCCCACGCAAGCAGCCCCCTCCTCTCTTTCTGAAAGGGAGGAGGGGGCTAGTGAGGTAGGGGGTTTCCGGTCCCGCAATAAATTACGGAGCTGCTCTGACCCCGCATTGAAATACGGGGCTGGGGATTGCTTCGCAACCGACTGTCCGTCCCGGACAGAAGAGAGTAAGGGATTTAGTTCCAGTCGTCCGTGGTGGTCGGGTCAATCCAGGTTTTGAAAGGCATCACGCCGCGAATATTGTTGACGATCTCCGTGAACGTATCGCCGGACTTGTGCGGCGCCAGGATGGGCGACACATGGACATGTCCGTCGGCGAACGCCAGATTGATGCGCCCCGTATGGCGCGGCTGATTGTCTTCGATGATCCGCCCCGCAAATAGCCAGATGGTGTAGTCGGAGTTCAGGCCGTGATTGGTCAAAAGATTGTCCGGATGTTTGTCGGGGTTGTCGCTGACAGGCGTAAGAACCCCATCGGCCAGCATGATGATCTGCGACGGCGTGTCCACTTTCGCCAGCGGCGCGAGATTCATATAGTGGTTATTGTAGAGATAACCGACCGCCGTATCGGCGCTGTGCGGGTTGTCCGGGCACTGATAAACGGCGTAGCTTTTCACATAGGGAAAGATCGCCTGCGGCCAGTAGGAGAGTTGCCCGTCGCTGACATGAGTGCTCTGCCCATTGTATCCCGAAGGATACGTCTCGTCATTGTCCTGCACGTACTGCATCATCCCCAGGCTCAGCTGCTTGAGATTGGAAAGACACGCAGTCTGGCGCGCCTTCTCGCGGGCCTTCGCGAACACCGGGAAGAGGATGGCGGCAAGAACAGCAATAATAGCAATAACTACCAGCAGCTCGATTAACGTAAACCCTTGTACTTTGCGCTTGGTAACAAACATGATTCGCTCCTTCGTTGGTCGGGTCCCACATACGCAGGACAATAAAAGTCATCACTCATAGAGAGGTGACTGTTTATACCGCAACGCCATCGGATGAAGCACTATGACAAATACTGGAATTTCCGCGCACGGTGAATATAATCTTCGAGTGGGGAGAAGGAGATCCGTCAAATGTGAGACTCACGGCTCTGAACAGGGCGTTCAGAGCCGTGAGTCTGATGCGTAGTGTTTACTTCAGGGTCCAGAGATGGTCCCCGGTGTAATTCTCGGGTGTTTGGAAGATCTCAGCGCCATTGGCCGTGCTCATGCCGTTCACGCCCAGCACCAAGCCGCTGTTCCAGTTGAACAGGGAGAATGAAGAGCCGGCGTCGAGCAGCTGCCAGAGATGATCCGTCGCCCCGTTCGCGCCCCAGATCACGGCGTCGGCCGTACCGAGCGAGCCGCCTGTGATCCCCAGCTCCCGTCCGCTGTTGGTGTTGAGGAACTTGTAGAGGCCGCAGCCCTGATCCTGGAGCTGCCAGAGATGGTCGCCGGTCCCGTTGTCGTCCCACTGCGTCACCAGCGTTCCATCGGCGGTTCCCCCGCCTGACGGCGTCAGCACCTTGCCCGTGAAGCTATTGCTGATTCGGTATGTGGTTCCGGAGCGGACATCCTGGAGCTTCCAGTGCTGGTTCGCGCCGCCGGTGTCTATGTTCTGATCGACCAGCGCGCCGTCGGACGTGCTGCTTCCCGTAACCTCAAGAAGTTTACCGCTGCTTTTGTTGATGACTTTGTAGTAGCCGCCGCCGATGTCCACCAGCTTCCAAAGCTGGTTCGCGCCGCTGGCGTCGTCCCACTGATCGATCGGAGCGCCGTTCGCCGTGCTGCTGGCGTAGTCTTCCAGCAGCCTGCCGCTGTTTTGGTTGACGATCTTGAAGTAGCCGTACCCGGCGTAGACGAACTTCCAGTTATGGTCCGGCGTCCCGTTGTCCGTGTATTGCTGCGCGTTCGCGCCGTTGGCCGTCGACGCGTTCACCACGGCGAGCACCTTGCCGCTGTTCTGGTTGAACAGCTTGTAGTAATTGAGCGGGCTGGTTCCCTGCGGGATCACGACCTGAATATTGTCCAGCTCCGCGCGGTTGGAGCCGTGGTTGAACTGAAGCGTATTGGCGCCGGCGTTCAGAGTGACATAAACGCCCGTCACAAAGGTCGGGCTGAAGCTGCCCCATGCGCCGGTGTACGGATAATTGACCGTGATTGGAGACCCGGTGTTGCCGTTGACGACCAGGCTGTGGGTGGCCGTGGCCGCCGCCGCGCTCTGGTCCACGTTGCTGTTGTTGTCGTAGGCGACCAGCACGGCGTACTGCCCCGCGACGGGAACGTTCACCGTGAACTTGACGTAGCTGCTCGCGGCGTCGAGGCCGCCCACATACTGGCCGCCGGCCGATCCGCCGCCGCTTCGGACCTGCCCGCCGCTGACAACCGCGCTGGCGGCGTAGTAGATGTCGGTATTGCCGTAGGAGACGCCGCTGCTAACGCCCCGGACATTCGCGCAGTTCGGGCCAAGCTCGGCAAGGAGCGTTCCGTAGGGACCATCGTTGCTGACGGTATTGCCTGAGAGCGTCGCGAAGTTATCGTTCGACAGCCAGACGCTCGTGTTGGAATCCTGGCCGCCCACCATGCCCGCCGGCGCAGCGACCGTCCCCGGACCGGCCGGATGCGCGTTGACGAAGGCGTTGCGCGTGATCTGCGTTCCGGCGCCGTTCACTATCGCGATATTGATCGCGTCGTTGCCATAGAAGATGTTGTTTTGAATGAGCGTGTTCTGGAATGTCTGTCCCGTGGACCCAGGATAGTAATACTGGTTGTCCATTTGAATGGCGCCGGCGTTGCGGCCGCCGTCCTTGTTGCCATAGTTCCAGCGCAGGCAGTTGTTGCTGAAGACGTTGTTCTTGATCACCATGTTGTTCGCGTACGATTCCGTCACGATCGCCGCCACGGTGCCGCCGTCGAAGATGCAGTTTTCGATATCGCTGTTGTCCGCCACGATAACGCCGACATCCCGGAAGTTCTGGATGATGTCGTTCTTCATTGTGAAGCCGTGCGATGTATGGTTGATATCGAAGATCCGGTACTTGTAGCCCAGACTGAACGGCTGGCTGAGCGTGACGTTGTACCAGGGCGCGCTGCCGTAGGTGTTGTCGGGCGGGCTGTAACTGACCTGCGTGGAGTTCGAGGTCGCCGTGTCCTGTCCCAGGAAGTTGCCGTTGGTGTCGTAGAAGTAGAGAACGTCGCCGGACGCGACCCCGCCCCAGGTAAACGTAAGC from Capsulimonas corticalis harbors:
- a CDS encoding DUF1559 domain-containing protein codes for the protein MKARAFTLIELLVVIAIIAILAAILFPVFAKAREKARQISCASNEKQIGLAIMQYVQDYDEKYPAREYNGGAVSWRNVVFPYVKATGVFRCPSNKSSTNNGGDGYPISYGANYNSSPYFNTDFGNMYPSTPYNGTALFANTDGPGVAMASVDAPAQVIAVLEMTNEGYADANILNHYTGANNDLFAGHNGVSNYLFADGHVKALKPMATIFPCGSAPVNYWTVDNAPFPGSCADGDGVSVLGQALYALKVETNNYK
- a CDS encoding LacI family DNA-binding transcriptional regulator, whose product is MTTMRDVAKACGVSVATVSGVLNNTPDAAGPETRERVLEMIQQMNYSPNAVARGLSHRRMNTIGVVMDYSGWGSLIADQHLGPIIDGVVAQNSRLRQKTLLYTERWSDAIANIPSFCDGFCDGLILIVPMAPENFFAQLFYRRTPFVIIGDHRTEPNMSIVDLDNIDAGRRITSYLIGLGHKRIAMLRGEDIHQSSLLRAQGYREELADNQLEYDPAIDLHGGYNVASGYKQAITLLDRPLESRPTALFCGDDRIALGALSALEERGVRVPEEISVVGINNSGEGASAKTPLTSMRQPGQEMGERAVDLLLSHIKGEEMPGRKMILPGSLIVRDTSGPAP
- a CDS encoding DUF1559 domain-containing protein, which gives rise to MSMKRSPVRQSAFTLIELLVVIAIIAILAAILFPVFAKAREKARQISCASNQKQLGLGFIQYVQDNDETFPLGATTYNYCGGWVQPIYPYVKSVELYRCPDDPSSFSTNDARIWKPVSYSVNDSLVGDGSRDSGGTAHTTALATLAAPASTVLLCEAFGATMDIANTSGVQPDYSTSSTLDQQFWGGRPANNGYYVTGNPVGQNLQLYQGTKGIHTDGANYLACDGHVKWLKASRISPGKDALAAENPEDSANEHASGTSYLNVNGGASGSAALTFSKI
- a CDS encoding dihydrolipoyl dehydrogenase family protein, with the protein product MTDIEDYENVVIGSGEAGKYLAWTLAPSGAKTIVVERSMIGGSCPNVACLPSKNVIHSAKVASFFRRASEFGIETGEWRVNMEGVRRRKRKMVDELIAIHENRYHSSGAEFLMGSARFVGPRTFEVALRDGGTRVLRGEKVFLNLGTRSALPGIPGLAEAKPLSHVEALELDVVPERLMIIGGGYIGLEFAQAFRRFGAEVTVIHRDERLLAGEDPEVSAGLLEILQGEGIRFEFSSSATRVEGVSGESVRVSITGASEESVVEGTHVLVATGRTPNTESIDAAAGGVALDGRGYIQVDERLQTTADGVWAMGDCAGSPLFTHISFDDFRIVKDQLAGGSRTTTGRSVPWTLFTDPELARVGLNETEARARGISYRLAKLPMAGVLRARTLDERQGFMKALIGEDDRILGFTALGVNAGEILSMVQIAMLGNLPYTALRDAVLTHPTLSEGLVFLFMTVPAK
- a CDS encoding DUF1559 domain-containing protein, which gives rise to MFVTKRKVQGFTLIELLVVIAIIAVLAAILFPVFAKAREKARQTACLSNLKQLSLGMMQYVQDNDETYPSGYNGQSTHVSDGQLSYWPQAIFPYVKSYAVYQCPDNPHSADTAVGYLYNNHYMNLAPLAKVDTPSQIIMLADGVLTPVSDNPDKHPDNLLTNHGLNSDYTIWLFAGRIIEDNQPRHTGRINLAFADGHVHVSPILAPHKSGDTFTEIVNNIRGVMPFKTWIDPTTTDDWN
- a CDS encoding RICIN domain-containing protein, with product MKLSVRVSAFALTVGLALGSSGARAAIVAVGDPNNPGALYGAIMNAYNTGATGVTVNAGTYNIPVNTSGGNVYAWVFQNMSNFSISGTGVKLNFSDTAYQLINFNHDTNLTFQGFQMTGPPNFTQGKIYNTGSDGTGNYMDVTLDAGYPTDWSNANHWGASAYADAFQVFDQKTRRWKPGTGDYGVQSWPPTTLNAANRQYRFYLGGNTDMVPANGRVVYGDYVAVRGYAGRYFNVDTCTNLTFSSLTVSTANANMWQASNNRHIVIDSCNFVYQPTPAAGGNLGLLGPDGILSGNNYDGLIMTNTTWQGSNDDVINSDAGSGQNVGTTSGNTLTFTWGGVASGDVLYFYDTNGNFLGQDTATSNSTQVSYSPPDNTYGSAPWYNVTLSQPFSLGYKYRIFDINHTSHGFTMKNDIIQNFRDVGVIVADNSDIENCIFDGGTVAAIVTESYANNMVIKNNVFSNNCLRWNYGNKDGGRNAGAIQMDNQYYYPGSTGQTFQNTLIQNNIFYGNDAINIAIVNGAGTQITRNAFVNAHPAGPGTVAAPAGMVGGQDSNTSVWLSNDNFATLSGNTVSNDGPYGTLLAELGPNCANVRGVSSGVSYGNTDIYYAASAVVSGGQVRSGGGSAGGQYVGGLDAASSYVKFTVNVPVAGQYAVLVAYDNNSNVDQSAAAATATHSLVVNGNTGSPITVNYPYTGAWGSFSPTFVTGVYVTLNAGANTLQFNHGSNRAELDNIQVVIPQGTSPLNYYKLFNQNSGKVLAVVNASTANGANAQQYTDNGTPDHNWKFVYAGYGYFKIVNQNSGRLLEDYASSTANGAPIDQWDDASGANQLWKLVDIGGGYYKVINKSSGKLLEVTGSSTSDGALVDQNIDTGGANQHWKLQDVRSGTTYRISNSFTGKVLTPSGGGTADGTLVTQWDDNGTGDHLWQLQDQGCGLYKFLNTNSGRELGITGGSLGTADAVIWGANGATDHLWQLLDAGSSFSLFNWNSGLVLGVNGMSTANGAEIFQTPENYTGDHLWTLK